A single window of Jiangella alkaliphila DNA harbors:
- a CDS encoding ABC transporter ATP-binding protein yields the protein MTVLDTPIVRVPADVTAPSLSVVDVSWSAEGRLIVDGVGLTVAPGTMTGLLGPNGSGKSSLLRTVAGTYRPDGGRVLLGGFDLGGMRRRDRARRVAVVEQESTTDVPLQVLDVVLLGRTPHRASASDETLALAALETVGMRDLAGRDWHTLSGGERQRVHLARAITQQPELLLLDEPTNHLDIHYQLALLTHVRSLGVTTLAALHDLNLAAAYCDQVVVLAGGRVAAAGSPAEVLVPDVVRSVFGVDADIHLNPRTGRPVLTFSPL from the coding sequence ATGACCGTTCTCGACACTCCCATCGTTCGTGTTCCCGCGGACGTCACCGCCCCGTCGTTGTCCGTTGTCGACGTCTCCTGGTCGGCCGAGGGCCGGCTGATCGTCGACGGCGTCGGGCTGACCGTCGCGCCGGGCACGATGACCGGGCTGCTCGGGCCGAACGGGTCCGGGAAGTCGAGCCTGCTGCGCACCGTCGCCGGGACCTACCGCCCCGACGGCGGGCGGGTGCTGCTGGGCGGCTTCGACCTCGGCGGCATGCGCCGCCGCGACCGCGCCCGCCGCGTCGCCGTCGTCGAGCAGGAATCGACCACGGACGTCCCACTGCAGGTCCTCGACGTCGTGCTGCTGGGGCGGACGCCGCACCGCGCTTCGGCGTCCGACGAGACGTTGGCGCTGGCCGCCCTCGAGACCGTCGGCATGCGCGACCTCGCCGGCCGTGACTGGCACACGCTGTCCGGCGGCGAGCGGCAGCGGGTGCACCTGGCCCGCGCGATCACCCAGCAGCCTGAGCTGCTGCTGCTCGACGAGCCGACCAACCACCTCGACATCCACTACCAGCTGGCGCTGCTGACGCACGTCCGGTCGCTCGGCGTGACCACCCTGGCCGCCCTGCACGACCTCAACCTCGCCGCCGCCTACTGCGACCAGGTCGTGGTCCTGGCCGGCGGCCGGGTCGCGGCCGCCGGTTCGCCGGCCGAGGTCCTGGTCCCCGACGTCGTCCGCTCCGTCTTCGGCGTCGACGCCGACATCCACCTCAACCCGCGCACGGGCCGGCCGGTGCTGACGTTCTCGCCGCTCTGA
- a CDS encoding LysR family transcriptional regulator, with product MDSLELRDLRYFVAVAEELNFSRAAGRLGIAQPPLSRAIRQLERRLGAPLFHRDTRSVALTDLGAGMLDDARHALDVVAAVSRRAHRAAQSEPTLVITAKPGIATGMARRIVDAYSALPGAIRVTTAVSGYREQAAMVRDGRADVGLLSTYFDARGLDSEPLTVEPRVAAVPIGHRLAARTRLHCADLRGEPIPHWPGASRAERAYWAGQDHPGAGAGEPGPAGPLVHDPAQLIEVVALGQAVALVPRSLAAQHPRADVAYRLVVDASPYTIAAVWPEHSRSPQIAGFVRAATELYADGAVAAHHLAS from the coding sequence ATGGATTCGCTGGAGCTGCGAGACCTGCGCTACTTCGTCGCCGTGGCCGAAGAGCTGAACTTCTCCCGGGCGGCCGGTCGCCTCGGCATCGCCCAGCCGCCGCTGTCGCGGGCCATCCGCCAACTGGAGCGCCGGCTGGGCGCGCCGCTGTTCCACCGCGACACCCGCTCGGTCGCGCTGACCGACCTCGGGGCGGGCATGCTGGACGACGCGCGCCACGCGCTCGACGTGGTCGCCGCCGTCTCTCGCCGCGCCCACCGCGCGGCGCAGTCCGAACCGACCTTGGTGATCACCGCGAAGCCGGGCATCGCGACCGGCATGGCGCGCCGCATCGTCGACGCCTACAGCGCACTGCCCGGCGCGATCCGCGTCACCACCGCCGTCAGCGGCTACCGGGAGCAGGCCGCCATGGTGCGCGACGGACGGGCCGACGTCGGCCTGCTCAGCACGTACTTCGACGCCCGTGGCCTGGACAGCGAGCCGCTCACCGTCGAACCCCGCGTGGCCGCGGTGCCGATCGGGCACCGCCTGGCCGCCAGGACGCGGCTGCACTGCGCGGACCTGCGCGGCGAGCCGATCCCGCACTGGCCCGGCGCCTCCCGTGCCGAACGCGCCTACTGGGCCGGCCAGGACCACCCCGGCGCCGGCGCCGGCGAGCCCGGGCCGGCCGGGCCGCTGGTGCACGACCCCGCCCAGCTCATCGAGGTCGTCGCGCTCGGCCAGGCGGTCGCGCTGGTCCCACGGTCGCTCGCGGCCCAGCACCCGCGCGCGGACGTCGCCTATCGTCTCGTCGTGGACGCCAGCCCGTACACGATCGCCGCCGTCTGGCCGGAGCACTCCCGCTCACCGCAGATCGCCGGATTCGTCCGCGCCGCCACCGAGCTCTACGCCGACGGTGCGGTCGCCGCGCATCACCTGGCGTCCTGA
- a CDS encoding DoxX family protein: MTKDTITRRLGRFTLDEGTRRTGHDLGLVVLRLAVGTVFIAHGWGDATQPGGAGANVENYRGAGIPLPELSAWYGAYLQLIGGAALILGGLTRLVGLGLATVMAGALIWVHRGEPLVMGQDGSGSGFAFIMLAASLALVGMGAGRYSVDGVVRR; this comes from the coding sequence ATGACGAAGGACACGATCACCCGCCGGCTCGGCCGGTTCACCCTCGACGAAGGCACCAGGCGCACCGGTCACGACCTCGGCCTGGTCGTCCTGCGCCTCGCGGTCGGCACGGTCTTCATCGCCCACGGCTGGGGTGACGCGACGCAGCCCGGCGGCGCCGGCGCGAACGTCGAGAACTACCGCGGCGCCGGCATCCCGCTCCCCGAGCTGAGCGCCTGGTACGGCGCCTACCTGCAGCTCATCGGCGGTGCGGCGCTGATCCTGGGCGGCCTGACCCGGCTGGTCGGGCTTGGCCTCGCGACCGTCATGGCCGGCGCGCTCATCTGGGTCCACCGGGGCGAGCCGCTGGTCATGGGTCAGGACGGCTCCGGGTCGGGCTTCGCGTTCATCATGCTCGCCGCGTCCCTCGCCCTGGTCGGCATGGGCGCCGGCCGGTACAGCGTCGACGGCGTTGTCAGGCGGTGA
- a CDS encoding TIGR03557 family F420-dependent LLM class oxidoreductase has translation MSRARVGYSAMLERFAPSEVVRLAVAAEAAGFDGVMADDHFQPWTPQQGQAGFVWNVMTAMAERTRGSVGVGATCPSFRWHPAVVAQAAATLEQLYPGRHWLGIGSGEAISEHVVGGYWPEAPQRIARMFEAVEIIQKLFTGRDVRHDGRFFTLERTRMWTMPDTPPPVYIATSGPITARRAGASCDGMITVASTPDKVAALFGRFDEGARSAGKDPSALAKIVQVHLSWAPDPAEAAAQALREWPNGAMRFSKADIRSPHDVEQIARMVRVEDFDGRVTISADLDVHRQEIQRYLDAGATHIYLHDAGPDQVTWIDVFGREVLPKLTA, from the coding sequence ATGAGCCGTGCGCGGGTCGGGTACTCGGCGATGCTCGAGCGGTTCGCGCCGTCCGAGGTGGTGCGGCTGGCGGTCGCCGCCGAGGCGGCCGGGTTCGACGGCGTCATGGCCGACGACCACTTCCAGCCGTGGACGCCGCAGCAGGGGCAGGCCGGGTTCGTCTGGAACGTCATGACGGCGATGGCCGAGCGCACCCGCGGCTCGGTCGGCGTCGGCGCGACCTGCCCGTCGTTCCGCTGGCACCCGGCGGTCGTCGCGCAGGCGGCGGCGACGCTGGAGCAGCTGTACCCGGGCCGGCACTGGCTGGGCATCGGGTCCGGCGAGGCCATCAGCGAGCACGTCGTCGGCGGCTACTGGCCGGAGGCGCCGCAGCGGATCGCCCGCATGTTCGAGGCCGTCGAGATCATCCAGAAGCTCTTCACCGGCCGCGACGTCCGCCACGACGGCCGGTTCTTCACCCTCGAGCGCACCCGTATGTGGACGATGCCCGACACGCCGCCGCCGGTCTACATCGCGACGTCCGGCCCGATCACCGCCCGCCGGGCCGGCGCCTCCTGCGACGGCATGATCACCGTCGCCAGCACGCCCGACAAGGTCGCCGCGCTCTTCGGCCGGTTCGACGAGGGCGCCCGCTCGGCCGGCAAGGACCCGTCGGCGCTGGCGAAGATCGTCCAGGTGCACCTGTCGTGGGCGCCGGATCCGGCCGAGGCCGCCGCCCAGGCGCTGCGCGAGTGGCCGAACGGCGCCATGCGCTTCTCGAAGGCCGACATCCGCTCCCCGCACGACGTCGAGCAGATCGCCCGGATGGTCCGCGTCGAGGACTTCGACGGCCGGGTCACCATCTCCGCGGACCTCGACGTGCACCGGCAAGAGATCCAGCGCTACCTCGACGCCGGCGCCACGCACATCTACCTGCACGACGCCGGCCCCGACCAGGTCACCTGGATCGACGTCTTCGGCCGCGAGGTGCTGCCCAAGCTCACCGCCTGA
- a CDS encoding sialidase family protein, which translates to MRLPVVLALTLALPASVLAAHAPAQAATPAAVRQTVVFESGTEGYDTFRIPAIVRSEEGTLLAFAEGRVGGGGDTGDIDLVLRRSHDNGRTWGPLQVVGDNGLNVFGNPTPVVDPATGDIVLLSTHNAGDATEAEIMRGEVTPEQSRRVSVQRSTDDGATWSAAQDITAATKLPEWRWYATGPVHAIALEHGEHRGRLVAPANHSTSPPAGSSDTGQEAKYYGAHSLYSDDGGLTWQLGDIDTPLTGVVNPNENTVTELADGTLYFNARDQNGTGVGTRATTTSSDGGETFDAPFVLEPAIVTPVVQGSVLRLPRADDRLVYAGPSNPAARRTLQLRYSLDAGATWTAGPVLHDGPAAYSDLVEAGGRTLGVLYENGDTGTYERITFARVPQAQLDHGVAPVVTTPDASGGGQDGVVGGAPVTVSDGAVSGALRLAAAGDHVAVPRTERLDVGDGPFTAAGWFRTGVAADQALLWAYNTGSGRSQWWVRLEPGSNRIRALVDTDLGAATLTAPGSFADGAWHHVALTRGAGGLALYVDGVLAASAGPVAGSVTTDATVGLHLGQRPDAANQLLGDLDDVWLLGRAASADEVAALAAGDTVADALVHLPLDELRRAS; encoded by the coding sequence ATGCGCCTGCCCGTCGTCCTCGCTCTCACGCTCGCCTTGCCGGCGAGCGTTCTTGCTGCTCATGCTCCTGCTCAGGCGGCGACGCCGGCCGCGGTCCGGCAGACCGTCGTCTTCGAGTCAGGCACCGAGGGCTACGACACGTTCCGCATCCCCGCGATCGTCCGGTCCGAGGAGGGGACGCTGCTGGCGTTCGCCGAGGGCCGGGTCGGCGGCGGTGGCGACACCGGCGACATCGACCTGGTGCTGCGCCGCTCCCACGACAACGGCCGCACCTGGGGGCCGTTGCAGGTGGTCGGCGACAACGGCCTGAACGTGTTCGGCAACCCGACGCCCGTCGTCGACCCCGCGACCGGCGACATCGTCCTGCTCAGCACGCACAACGCCGGCGACGCCACCGAGGCGGAGATCATGCGCGGCGAGGTCACGCCCGAGCAGAGCCGCCGCGTGTCCGTCCAGCGCAGCACCGACGACGGCGCCACCTGGTCGGCGGCGCAGGACATCACCGCCGCGACGAAGCTGCCGGAGTGGCGCTGGTACGCGACCGGACCGGTGCATGCCATCGCGCTAGAGCACGGCGAGCACCGCGGCCGGCTGGTCGCGCCGGCCAACCACTCGACCAGCCCGCCGGCCGGTTCGTCCGACACCGGGCAGGAGGCGAAGTATTACGGCGCGCACTCCCTCTACAGCGACGACGGCGGCCTGACCTGGCAGCTCGGCGACATCGACACGCCGCTGACCGGCGTCGTGAACCCGAACGAGAACACCGTCACCGAGCTGGCCGACGGCACGCTCTACTTCAACGCCCGCGACCAGAACGGCACCGGCGTCGGCACCCGAGCGACGACCACGAGCAGCGACGGCGGCGAGACGTTCGACGCGCCGTTCGTGCTGGAACCGGCCATCGTGACGCCGGTCGTCCAGGGCTCGGTGCTGCGGCTGCCGCGCGCCGACGACCGGCTCGTCTACGCAGGCCCGTCGAACCCGGCGGCGCGGCGGACGCTGCAGCTGCGGTACAGCCTCGACGCCGGCGCGACGTGGACCGCCGGGCCGGTCCTGCACGACGGGCCGGCCGCGTACTCCGACCTGGTCGAGGCGGGCGGGCGGACGCTCGGCGTGTTGTACGAGAACGGCGACACCGGCACGTACGAGCGGATCACCTTCGCCCGGGTCCCGCAGGCGCAGCTCGACCACGGGGTGGCGCCGGTCGTGACGACGCCCGACGCGTCCGGCGGCGGGCAGGACGGTGTAGTCGGCGGCGCGCCGGTGACGGTGTCCGACGGCGCCGTCAGCGGTGCCCTGCGGCTCGCGGCCGCCGGCGACCACGTCGCCGTACCCCGGACCGAGCGCCTCGACGTCGGGGACGGACCGTTCACCGCGGCCGGCTGGTTCCGGACCGGCGTCGCCGCCGACCAGGCGCTGTTGTGGGCGTACAACACCGGCAGCGGGCGGTCGCAGTGGTGGGTCCGGCTGGAGCCGGGCAGCAACCGGATCCGGGCGCTCGTCGACACCGACCTCGGCGCCGCCACGCTGACGGCGCCGGGTTCGTTCGCCGACGGCGCGTGGCACCACGTCGCGCTCACCCGCGGCGCCGGCGGCCTCGCGCTGTACGTCGACGGCGTCCTGGCCGCGTCGGCCGGGCCGGTCGCCGGCTCCGTCACCACCGACGCGACCGTCGGCCTGCACCTCGGTCAGCGCCCGGACGCCGCCAACCAGCTGCTCGGCGACCTCGACGACGTCTGGCTGCTCGGCCGCGCCGCGTCGGCGGACGAGGTGGCCGCGCTGGCCGCGGGCGACACCGTCGCAGACGCGCTCGTGCACCTGCCGCTCGACGAGTTGCGCCGGGCGTCCTAG
- a CDS encoding galactose oxidase, whose translation MTDLTRRAALALAAAAGPVTWAAASTTTAGAATGAGGGATWRRLPDVPANTTDWHDAIPVGEPYWTQLGLAGPLAGAHGDHLIVAGGANFPETALTATRANTLGKVYWTDAFVYSRRTGGWQAAGQLPDAVGYAATVSTGDGVLVIGGEGYRGGPGGTLQRPAEKFADVYYLRWDARGGRLVRIDLPPLPRPMSYAVAGIVDDVVYVAEGGDFVALGLDHPDRGWTTLPRWPGDPRTVAVGAAQDGRFFLLSGRAQHADKSWTFYRDAYAYSPRRRSWERIADLPWCVTAGLAHPTGRTGLVVVGGDKDIDRWNLIEHHVALRAAAPPGSPEWHRQNDIVTWIYDHHTGFNGELLRYDTRRDRWTTDGWFPGPPPATTPAVNWDGDLVVASGEVGPGIRTPRVWQAEF comes from the coding sequence ATGACGGACCTCACGCGGCGAGCGGCCCTCGCCCTGGCAGCGGCGGCCGGCCCGGTGACATGGGCGGCGGCCTCGACGACGACAGCGGGCGCGGCGACGGGTGCTGGCGGCGGGGCGACCTGGCGCCGACTGCCGGACGTCCCGGCCAACACCACGGACTGGCACGACGCGATCCCCGTCGGCGAGCCGTACTGGACGCAGCTCGGCCTGGCCGGGCCGCTCGCCGGCGCGCACGGCGACCACCTGATCGTCGCCGGCGGGGCGAACTTCCCGGAGACGGCGCTGACCGCGACCCGGGCCAACACGCTCGGCAAGGTCTACTGGACCGACGCGTTCGTCTACTCGCGGCGGACAGGCGGTTGGCAGGCGGCCGGTCAGCTGCCTGACGCCGTCGGCTACGCGGCGACGGTGAGCACCGGCGACGGCGTGCTGGTGATCGGCGGCGAGGGCTACCGCGGCGGTCCCGGCGGCACCCTGCAGCGTCCGGCCGAGAAGTTCGCCGATGTCTACTACCTGCGCTGGGACGCCCGCGGCGGGCGCCTCGTCCGCATCGACCTGCCGCCGCTCCCCCGCCCGATGTCCTACGCCGTCGCCGGCATCGTCGACGACGTCGTGTACGTCGCCGAGGGCGGGGACTTCGTCGCCCTCGGCCTGGACCACCCGGACCGTGGCTGGACGACGCTGCCACGATGGCCGGGCGACCCCCGCACCGTCGCCGTCGGCGCCGCGCAGGACGGCCGGTTCTTCCTGCTCAGCGGCCGGGCCCAGCACGCGGACAAGTCGTGGACGTTCTACCGCGACGCCTACGCCTACTCGCCGCGGCGCCGGTCGTGGGAGCGGATCGCCGACCTGCCGTGGTGCGTGACGGCAGGCCTCGCGCATCCCACCGGCCGCACCGGGCTGGTCGTCGTCGGCGGCGACAAGGACATCGATCGCTGGAACCTCATCGAGCACCACGTCGCGCTGCGGGCCGCCGCGCCGCCCGGGTCGCCGGAGTGGCACCGTCAGAACGACATCGTGACCTGGATCTACGACCACCACACCGGCTTCAACGGCGAGCTGCTGCGCTACGACACCCGGCGCGACCGCTGGACCACGGACGGCTGGTTCCCCGGCCCGCCGCCGGCCACCACCCCGGCCGTCAACTGGGACGGCGACCTGGTCGTCGCCAGCGGCGAGGTCGGCCCCGGCATCCGCACCCCCCGCGTCTGGCAGGCCGAGTTCTAG
- a CDS encoding DUF2891 domain-containing protein has protein sequence MIDRLDVLGENAAAYARTALTCIGREYPHLPMIYAVEPGPYRQHRDQHPAFYGSLDWHSAVEMHWVLIRLLRLAGSDLPPALADEVRAGLGAHLALSNLEREAEFFASGYGRARERPYGWGWLLTLAHELRLWSDPDGVAWAAAVRPLADVLTANLLAWLPSQTYPVRGGLHPNSAFGLLRSYDWASADTELRAAIDDAVRRWYLADTDYPAHYEPSGSDFLSPALAEAELVARVLPPDEFGGWFAAFLPGAATSSPAQLFAPVTVSDPSDGQLAHLAGLNLSRAWSMLAVAGALPAGSLAAPALTESAAVHAEAGLPYVVVGDYMVEHWLAAYAVGYLTE, from the coding sequence GTGATCGACCGCCTGGACGTGCTGGGCGAGAACGCGGCCGCCTACGCCCGCACCGCGCTGACCTGCATCGGCCGCGAGTACCCGCACCTGCCGATGATCTACGCCGTCGAGCCCGGACCGTACCGGCAGCACCGCGACCAGCACCCGGCGTTCTACGGCTCGCTCGACTGGCACTCGGCGGTCGAGATGCACTGGGTGCTGATCCGGCTGCTGCGGCTGGCCGGCTCTGACCTGCCTCCGGCGCTGGCCGACGAGGTCCGGGCGGGCCTCGGCGCGCACCTGGCCCTGTCGAACCTGGAGCGCGAGGCCGAGTTCTTCGCCTCCGGGTACGGCCGCGCTCGCGAACGGCCGTACGGCTGGGGCTGGCTGCTCACGCTGGCGCACGAGCTGCGCCTGTGGTCCGACCCTGACGGTGTCGCGTGGGCGGCCGCGGTCCGTCCGCTGGCCGACGTGCTGACGGCGAACCTGCTGGCCTGGCTGCCGTCGCAGACCTACCCGGTGCGCGGCGGGCTGCACCCGAACTCGGCGTTCGGGCTGCTGCGCTCGTACGACTGGGCGTCGGCGGACACGGAGCTGCGGGCCGCGATCGACGACGCCGTCCGCCGCTGGTACCTCGCCGACACCGACTACCCGGCGCACTATGAGCCGTCCGGCAGCGACTTCCTGTCGCCGGCGCTGGCCGAGGCCGAGCTGGTGGCACGGGTGCTTCCGCCGGACGAGTTCGGCGGGTGGTTCGCCGCGTTCCTGCCCGGCGCCGCGACGTCGTCACCGGCGCAGCTGTTCGCGCCGGTCACCGTCTCCGACCCGTCGGACGGGCAGTTGGCGCATCTGGCCGGGCTCAACCTCAGCCGGGCGTGGTCGATGCTGGCGGTCGCGGGCGCGCTCCCGGCCGGCTCACTCGCCGCGCCCGCCCTGACGGAGTCGGCCGCGGTGCACGCCGAGGCCGGCCTGCCCTACGTCGTCGTCGGCGACTACATGGTGGAGCACTGGCTCGCCGCCTACGCCGTCGGCTACCTGACGGAGTAG